A stretch of the Capra hircus breed San Clemente chromosome 10, ASM170441v1, whole genome shotgun sequence genome encodes the following:
- the ZNF106 gene encoding zinc finger protein 106 isoform X2, producing the protein MVRERKCILCHIVYSSKKEMDEHMRSMLHHRELENLKGRFGIEMVPLVQNEQEVLDLDGEPDLSDLEGFQWEGVSISSSPGLARKRSLSESSVIIDRAPSVYSFFSEEGTGKENEPQQIFSPSNSFRSSQSQKPTMSLKQEVTPLAASLRTDERTENVATRRRHSTQLSPDLTIPLMDLTKELHSQESSTLSENHNAQESNGEGNSLSSNASSALANSSLADAATDSSCTSGAEQNDGQNVRKKRRATGDGSSPELPSLERKNKRRKIKGKKERSQVDQLLSISLREEELSKSLQCMDNNLLQARAALQTAYVEVQRLLMLKQQITMEMSALRTHRIQILQGLQETYEPSEHPDQVPSSLTREQKNVRSQTSTDGTLLPSAFFPNFLEPLSSHVSPSSTGTPLQAITSSFQAHGSVPAPDSSVHIKQEPMSPEQEETVNAISQGSACSVSKELLQANREISDNCPVYPVTTAALSLSELTERFHEPSQELKFSVEQGITRNRGNSPSSQSAGLPSIDKESEEPNKGNSGSEACTSSFPRLSFASETPLEKEPHSPADQPEQQAESTLTSAEARGNKKKKKLRKKKTLRAAHVPENSDTEQDVFTSKPVRKVKTGKSAKGGKVTTSTWEDSRTGPEQESVRDEADSDSSIEVLELPNPQLEVVAIDSSESGEEKPDSPSKKDIWNSTEQNSLETSRSGCDEVSSTSEIGTRNKDGIPVSVAETQTVISSIKGSKNSSEISSEPGDDDEPTEGSFEGHQAAVNAIQIFGNLLYTCSADKTVRAYNLVSRKCIGVFEGHTSKVNCLLVTQTSGKNAALYTGSSDHTIRCYNVKTRECVEQLQLEDRVLCLHSRWRILYAGLANGTVVTFNIKNNKRLEIFECHGPRAVSCLATAQEGARKLLVVGSYDCTISVRDARNGLLLRTLEGHSKTILCMKVVNDLVFSGSSDQSVHAHNIHTGELVRIYKGHNHAVTVVNILGKVMVTACLDKFVRVYELQSHDRLQVYGGHKDMIMCMTIHKSMIYTGCYDGSIQAVRLNLMQNYRCWWHGCSLIFGVVDHLKQHLLTDHTNPNFQTLKCRWKNCDAFFTAKKGSKQDAAGHIEHHAEDDSKIDS; encoded by the exons GTTTGGCATAGAAATGGTGCCTCTGGTTCAAAATGAGCAAGAGGTCTTGGATCTGGATGGTGAGCCTGATCTGTCTGATCTAGAAGGATTCCAGTGGGAAggtgtttccatttcttcatccCCTGGGTTGGCAAGGAAGCGAAGCCTTTCAGAGAGCAGTGTGATCATAGACAGGGCTCCGTCTGTGTATAGCTTCTTCAGTGAGGAAGGCACAGGCAAAGAAAATGAGCCCCAGCAGATTTTTTCACCTAGTAATTCATTCAGATCTTCACAGAGTCAAAAACCAACCATGAGCCTTAAGCAGGAAGTGACACCTCTGGCTGCCTCCCTAAGAACAGATGAAAGAACTGAAAATGTTGCTACTCGAAGGCGACATAGCACGCAATTATCTCCTGACCTTACAATACCTTTGATGGATTTGACAAAAGAGCTGCACAGCCAGGAGAGTTCTACACTATCAGAGAATCATAATGCCCAGGAAAGTAATGGAGAAGGAAACTCTTTATCATCAAATGCATCCTCAGCCCTTGCAAACTCCAGTTTGGCAGATGCAGCCACAGACAGCAGCTGTACCTCTGGTGCTGAACAGAATGATGGCCAGAATGTTAGAAAGAAACGAAGAGCCACTGGA GATGGATCTTCTCCTGAACTGCCAAGTcttgagagaaaaaataaaagaaggaaaattaaaggaaagaaag AACGTTCTCAGGTTGACCAGCTGCTGAGTATTTCTTTACGAGAAGAAGAACTAAGCAAATCATTGCAGTGCATGGATAACAATCTTCTGCAAGCTCGTGCAGCACTTCAGACAGCTTATGTTGAAGTTCAAAGGCTACTTATGCTGAAGCAGCAG ataacTATGGAAATGAGTGCCCTGAGGACCCATAGAATACAGATTCTACAGGGATTACAAG AAACATATGAACCTTCTGAACATCCAGACCAGGTTCCCTCTAGCCTTACGCGAGAACAGAAGAATGTTAGATCTCAAACATCTACTGATGGCACACTTCTGCCTAGTGCTTTTTTCCCGAATTTCCTGGAACCTCTATCTTCCCACGTGTCTCCATCATCCACTGGAACCCCTCTCCAAGCAATCACATCTTCTTTCCAAGCTCATGGCAGTGTTCCTGCTCCCGACTCATCAGTTCATATTAAAcaagaacccatgtctcctgaacaaGAAGAGACTGTGAATGCCATATCACAAGGCTCTGCTTGCAGTGTGTCCAAGGAATTACTGCAAGCTAATA GAGAGATCAGTGACAATTGTCCAGTTTATCCAGTTACCACTGCAGCATTGTCCTTATCAGAGCTAACAGAGAGATTCCATGAGCCTAGCCAAGAACTGAAGTTTTCTGTGGAGCAAGGAATTACCAGAAACAGAGGGAACAGTCCCTCTTCCCAATCAGCTGGTCTTCCTAGCATagataaagaaagtgaagagccAAACAAGGGCAACAGTGGGTCTGAAGCCTGTACCAGTTCTTTTCCAAGATTATCCTTTGCTTCAGAAACCCCTTTAGAAAAAGAGCCCCACTCTCCAGCTGACCAGCCAGAACAACAGGCAGAGTCCACTCTGACATCAGCTGAAGCTAGGgggaacaagaaaaagaagaaacttagGAAGAAGAAAACTCTCCGGGCTGCTCATGTTCCTGAGAACAGTGACACTGAACAGGACGTATTTACTTCTAAACCTGTAAGGAAAGTAAAAACTGGAAAGTCTGCTAAGGGGGGGAAAGTGACAACCTCCACCTGGGAAGATAGCAGAACTGGCCCAGAACAAGAAAGTGTCAGAGATGAAGCAGATAGTGACTCGTCTATTGAAGTCCTAGAACTTCCTAATCCTCAGTTAGAAGTGGTAGCCATTGATTCTTCTGAATCTGGAGAAGAGAAACCAGATAGCCCATCTAAAAAGGATATTTGGAACTCCACAGAGCAAAATTCATTAGAAACTTCTCGCTCTGGTTGTGATGAAGTTAGCTCTACCAGTGAGATTGGCACTCGCAATAAAGATGGCATCCCTGTAAG TGTGGCAGAAACTCAGACTGTGATCTCCTCCATAAAAGGATCAAAGAACTCTTCAG AAATATCTTCAGAGCCAGGAGATGACGATGAGCCCACAGAAGGGAGCTTTGAGGGGCACCAAGCTGCAGTGAATGCAATTCAGATATTTGGGAATTTACTGTATACCTGTTCAGCAGATAAAACTGTCCGAGCTTATAATCTAGTG AGTCGAAAGTGCATTGGTGTCTTTGAGGGCCATACCTCCAAAGTGAACTGCCTCCTGGTTACTCAGACCTCTGGGAAGAATGCTGCCCTTTACACTGGTTCCAGTGATCATACCATTCGCTGCTATAATGTTAAG ACTCGAGAGTGTGTGGAGCAATTACAGCTGGAAGACCGGGTTCTCTGCCTCCACAGTAGGTGGCGAATTCTCTATGCAGGACTGGCTAATGGCACTGTGGTCACCTTCAACATAAAG AACAACAAACGACTTGAAATCTTTGAATGCCATGGCCCTCGGGCTGTCAGCTGTCTTGCCACAGCTCAGGAAGGTGCCCGAAAGTTGCTGGTTGTGGGTTCTTACGACTGTACCATTAGCGTACGTGATGCACGGAATGGATTGCTCCTTAGAACTCTGGAGGGCCACAGCAAAACCATCCTCTGCATGAAG gtggTGAATGACCTTGTATTCAGTGGCTCCAGTGATCAGTCAGTCCATGCTCACAACATTCAT ACTGGTGAGCTTGTCCGGATCTATAAAGGTCACAATCATGCCGTGACTGTGGTGAATATCCTAGGGAAAGTGATGGTGACTGCTTGCTTGGATAAATTTGTTCGTGTCTATGAGTTACAG TCGCATGATCGATTGCAGGTTTATGGAGGACACAAAGACATGATTATGTGTATGACCATCCATAAAAGTATG ATTTATACTGGCTGTTATGATGGCAGTATTCAGGCCGTGAGGCTAAATTTGATGCAGAATTACCGCTGCTGG tggCATGGCTGCTCTCTGATATTTGGTGTTGTAGATCATTTAAAACAACATTTGCTGACTGACCATACAAATCCAAACTTTCAAACTCTGAAATGTCGCTGGAAGAACTGTGATGCTTTTTTTACTGCTAAGAAAGGATCCAAACAG GATGCTGCAGGACACATTGAACACCATGCTGAGGATGACAGCAAAATTGATTCATGA